Proteins from one Chroococcidiopsis sp. CCMEE 29 genomic window:
- a CDS encoding MBL fold metallo-hydrolase — MSDNLPTSSRFNVGEAGSELECLPYGVQHHDEGVCLLVRMGPHRILLDCGLADLSPLQEQLKQPLPADLVLCSHAHPDHARGLLGLHQAFPLLPIYASEVTVQLVPLNWPEVNSKKIPQFCQALPWRSPVEFKDGLTAELFPAGHLPGAAAILLTYTTPSRSYSLLYTGDFFLSNSRLVEGLPLEELRGLEPDVLIIEGSYGTARHPHRRNQENQLAERINRAIANSYSVLLPTPTLGLGQEILMLLRSHHSFTGRNVDIWVDGTVASGCDAYLEMLPHLPTSVQNFAKHQPLFWDERVRPRMRRLPLEQRGTVGQSPCIIITDETADLSQYCQPNTGPWLILLSEKPGSSVDPYTSLLNPVRAGLSDIPEGKQIVELNPPPPARTSIETYLLAQHSDGPGITQLIHNLRPQHVVFVHGAPTYLADLTSLEELQNRYHLHSPAAGTLVELPIGEIFLQPAPPETNYEGELNELETVVTITLPDAISADPRWRNFADTGLVEARWQGEELVLRSLSQRELLNQSSDRFLWTDLNCCGTCRFQRGQRCWNQTSPLFGFKVTPEGYCPAFERLSEPPSGDST; from the coding sequence ATGAGTGATAATTTACCGACATCCTCTCGCTTTAACGTTGGGGAAGCCGGTTCGGAACTAGAATGTTTACCTTATGGTGTCCAACATCACGATGAGGGCGTATGCTTACTAGTACGCATGGGTCCACACCGTATCCTGCTTGATTGTGGTCTAGCCGACCTTTCGCCCCTACAAGAACAGCTAAAGCAACCACTTCCAGCAGATTTAGTGCTGTGTAGCCATGCTCACCCGGATCATGCCAGGGGTTTACTAGGGCTGCACCAAGCATTTCCGCTATTGCCGATTTATGCGAGTGAAGTAACAGTTCAGTTAGTGCCGCTCAATTGGCCAGAGGTAAACTCCAAGAAAATTCCCCAATTTTGTCAGGCATTGCCGTGGCGATCGCCAGTTGAGTTTAAAGATGGACTGACGGCTGAATTGTTTCCCGCTGGACATCTACCCGGTGCCGCTGCGATTTTACTGACCTACACCACACCGAGCCGATCTTATAGCCTGCTTTATACCGGTGACTTTTTCTTGTCGAACTCACGGCTAGTAGAAGGGCTGCCCTTAGAGGAATTGCGGGGCTTAGAGCCAGATGTACTGATTATTGAAGGGAGTTATGGCACGGCGCGTCATCCCCATCGGCGTAACCAAGAAAATCAGCTAGCAGAGCGAATTAATCGGGCGATCGCCAATTCTTACTCTGTCCTACTTCCCACACCAACCTTAGGTTTAGGTCAAGAAATTTTGATGCTATTGCGCAGTCACCATAGCTTCACCGGGCGTAACGTGGATATTTGGGTTGATGGGACTGTCGCCAGTGGCTGCGATGCCTACCTGGAAATGTTGCCTCATCTCCCCACTTCAGTACAGAACTTTGCGAAACATCAACCGCTATTTTGGGATGAACGGGTACGTCCCCGGATGCGCCGCTTGCCGCTCGAACAGCGTGGCACTGTTGGTCAGTCTCCCTGCATTATCATCACAGATGAAACAGCTGATTTAAGCCAATACTGCCAACCGAACACTGGTCCCTGGCTCATCCTGCTGTCTGAAAAACCGGGTTCCTCTGTCGATCCTTACACCTCACTCCTCAACCCTGTACGGGCGGGTTTATCAGATATACCTGAGGGAAAACAGATAGTTGAGTTGAACCCGCCTCCACCAGCTAGAACCAGCATCGAAACTTATTTACTTGCCCAACACAGCGATGGTCCTGGCATCACTCAGTTGATTCACAACTTACGACCCCAGCATGTAGTTTTTGTCCATGGAGCTCCCACTTACCTAGCCGATCTCACTAGTTTAGAGGAATTGCAAAACCGTTATCACTTGCATTCCCCCGCTGCTGGAACATTAGTAGAACTGCCAATTGGCGAAATATTCTTGCAACCAGCGCCACCAGAAACGAACTACGAAGGTGAGCTGAATGAGTTAGAAACAGTAGTAACGATTACCCTACCCGATGCCATTAGTGCTGACCCTCGCTGGAGGAATTTTGCCGATACAGGTCTAGTCGAAGCCCGGTGGCAGGGAGAGGAATTAGTATTGCGAAGTTTGTCTCAAAGGGAGTTGCTCAACCAGAGCAGCGATCGCTTTTTGTGGACTGATTTGAACTGCTGCGGTACTTGTCGATTCCAACGCGGGCAACGCTGTTGGAACCAAACCTCACCTTTGTTTGGCTTTAAGGTAACACCTGAAGGGTACTGCCCTGCTTTTGAGCGTCTGAGCGAGCCGCCTTCTGGCGATTCTACTTGA
- a CDS encoding Nif3-like dinuclear metal center hexameric protein, translating to MKIADLITWFENWANPAWQESWDNCGWQIEPGVVDQPARVLVCLTPTLAVMHEAIALQNSGIPVNLIFAHHPLIFNPVKSLRTGEAIAEMTRLAFTHQIGVYTAHTNFDQVQDGTADVLATLLGLKQVAPIVATQAGLGYGRVGELSSVTLQDLLTQIQTLLAPPDLIFSPTNDLQQTIERVAVLGGSGASFISAVVNTGAQAYLTSDCKFHQFQESRDRGLILIDAGHYATERPACKQLVAKFKALKVEWVQLSLNDEDFRHFYRNG from the coding sequence ATGAAAATTGCTGATTTAATTACCTGGTTCGAGAATTGGGCAAATCCAGCTTGGCAAGAAAGCTGGGATAACTGTGGCTGGCAAATTGAACCAGGAGTGGTGGATCAACCAGCAAGGGTATTAGTCTGTTTAACGCCTACCTTGGCTGTGATGCACGAAGCGATCGCTTTGCAAAATTCCGGTATTCCAGTCAATCTGATTTTTGCTCATCATCCCCTAATTTTTAATCCGGTGAAATCGCTGCGGACTGGGGAGGCGATCGCGGAAATGACACGGCTCGCTTTTACCCATCAAATCGGAGTCTATACAGCTCACACTAATTTCGACCAGGTGCAGGATGGAACAGCTGACGTTCTGGCAACTTTGTTGGGATTAAAGCAGGTAGCACCGATAGTAGCAACGCAGGCAGGACTAGGATATGGTCGTGTGGGTGAGTTAAGCTCCGTGACCTTACAGGATTTACTAACTCAAATTCAAACCCTGCTGGCACCTCCTGACCTAATTTTTTCTCCTACTAATGATTTACAGCAAACGATTGAGCGAGTTGCCGTTTTAGGCGGTTCAGGAGCCAGCTTCATATCAGCGGTCGTTAATACAGGTGCTCAAGCTTACCTGACTTCTGACTGTAAGTTTCATCAATTTCAAGAAAGTCGTGATCGCGGTTTGATTTTAATCGATGCTGGACATTACGCCACTGAACGTCCCGCCTGCAAACAATTAGTCGCAAAATTTAAAGCGTTAAAAGTGGAGTGGGTACAGTTGAGTCTAAATGATGAGGATTTTCGCCATTTTTACCGCAATGGTTAG
- a CDS encoding DUF6679 family protein yields the protein MLHRKIYQLCCDGREICIFLRDQQRWIERARIIDIEGDLVTLRYETEEEDEVCAWEEMVRLESIGAVTQKLASVPRGNAEPLVSEDCPEAERIRNRYTDLES from the coding sequence ATGCTACACCGCAAGATTTATCAGCTGTGTTGTGATGGGCGGGAAATTTGTATCTTCTTGCGGGACCAGCAACGCTGGATTGAACGCGCTCGCATTATTGATATCGAAGGGGATTTAGTCACCCTACGCTATGAAACTGAAGAAGAAGATGAAGTATGCGCCTGGGAGGAAATGGTTCGCCTTGAAAGTATTGGTGCTGTCACTCAGAAATTAGCTTCGGTGCCACGAGGTAATGCCGAACCACTAGTTTCTGAGGATTGCCCAGAAGCTGAGCGAATCCGTAATCGTTACACCGATCTCGAATCTTGA